TTCGTGCCTATAAGAGAGAAAGCTCCTTAATAGCCGCCATCAACTTCAGGTATGACTAGGCGGATACGCGCTCCGAACAAGTTGGCGGTCTTGCATGACGGATCCAGGTAATCGTTCAAAGGACGTCGTCAGATTGGATGGCGACAGCCTGACTGTGGAGAAGGTCGTTCGAGTTGCACGCGAGTTTGCCAAGGTGGAGCTCGCGCCTGCTGCCAGGGACCGGATGGCCAAGTCCAGGAAGGCGCTCGAGAAGCTTGTTGAGGACGGCAGGACCATCTATGCGATAAACACGGGCGTGGGCGAGCTCGTGGATGTCAGGATCCCGCCAGAAGAGCTGAAGAACCTCCAGGTCAACCTTATCAGAAGCCACGCCTGCGGCGTGGGAGAGCGATATCCAGTCGAGATAGCGAGGGCGATGATGCTCCTCCGGGCGAACGCGCTCGCGAAAGGGTATTCAGGCGTGAGGCCAGACATCGTCAGAATGCTCGTCGACATGCTCAACCGCAGAGTGCACCCGATGGTGCCAAGGCAAGGCTCTGTTGGCGCGAGCGGCGACCTGGTGATGCTCGCGCACCTCGGCCTTGTTATGATCGGCGAGGGTGAGGCGGACGCAGGCCACGGTCTGGAAGCCGGAGCAAGCGCGCTGAAGAGGAAGAAACTATCCCCCGTTTCGCTCGAGCCCAAGGAGGCGATCTCGCTCATCAACGGAACGCAGGCCATGGGTGCTGTGGGCGTCCTGACAGTCAAGGATGCTGCAGTCATCGCAGACAACGCCCAGATAGCCGCCTCCATGTCCCTCGAGGCGTTGAAAGGGACATCCTCTGCCTTCGACCTGAGGATATCACAGGTCAGGCCTCACAAGGGCCAGCTCCATGTTTCCAGGAACATGCTCTCGCTACTCCAAGGGAGCGAGATCATGGTCTCTCACCACGACTGCCCGAAGGTCCAGGACGCGTATTCTCTGCGTTGTGTTCCTCAGGTCATCGGCGCCAGCATTGATGCCATCTGGTACGCTCATGACGTCCTTGGCGTCGAGATGAACTCCGCCACGGACAATCCCCTCTTCTTCCCTGATGATGGCATGGTCATATCCGGCGGCAACTTCCACGGACAACCGCTGGCTCTTGCGATGGACTTCCTTGGACTTGCGGTCCACGAGCTCGGAAGCTTTTCCGAGAGAAGGACCGCCCGGATGGTGGACGACAAGCTGAGCGGTCTGCCGGCGTTTTTGACCAGGCATGGAGGAGTGAGTTCTGGCCTAATGGTGCCCCAGTACGTGGCGGCGTCCATAGTCTCCGAGAACAAGATCCTCGTGCATCCAGCCTCCGCAGATTCCATTCCCACGAGCGCCAACCAGGAGGACCACAATAGCATGGGCGCGACAGCTGCTTGGAAGGCCCGCATTATAGCCGAGAATGTCAGACGTGTGATCGCGATCGAGATGATCACGGCAGCACAGGGCATCGATTTCATACATCTATCAAGCAGCCCCGCAATCGAGAAGGTAAAAGGGGCACTTCGCCGGGAAGTCCCACCTATCGAGGAGGACAGGTCTTTGACCAGGGAGATCGAGAAGGTTGCGGATATGATCTCGCAGGGCGTCTTCGTCCAGGCCGCCGAGAGCGCCTGTGGATTCCTGCGTGCGTGAGGCGATAGGTACTTGGAACCGATTGCTCTTGACTTGCTGAACTATCACTAGGTGGACACATGGAAGATCTCGCGGAAGCCACGATCGAACACGCGCTGAAGTTGGGCGCCGAGTTCGCCGACCTCAGGATGGAGTCTGCCACAGGCACGAACATCGTCGTCATGGACGGCAGGACGAAGACCCTCTCCGCCCAGCGCGAGTCTGGTTGCGGTCTGCGCGCATTCATTGGGGGCGCATGGGGCTTCGCATCGACCAATACTTTGACATCAGCTTCATTGAAGGCCGCGGCCGCCTCCGCCGTCAAGATGGCGAAGGTCGCCCGGGCCAAGGCAAAGATCAAGTTCGAAATAAAGCATGCGAGCGGCATCAGGAAGGGAGAGGAGTACAGGTGCAGGATCAGGCCGATGGATGTCAGAATCGAAGACAAGATCTCGTTCGCTCTCTCCCAGGACAAGGCCATGCGTGGAATGGATCCGAGGATCTCGAGCACCAACGCGAGTTACGCCGACCTCGAGGCTGACCGTATCGTGGCGAACTCCTTCGGGACGATGGCACGGATAACCGAACGCTGGCTCGTGGCCGCATGCTCGGCGTATGCGAAGTCGGAGGGCGTCGTTCAGCGTGGCCACTCAGCGTCGGGAAATGTTGGCGGATATGAGCTCATGAAGAAGGAGGAGTCAGTTAACATGGGGCTCGAAGCAGCCGCTCAGGCGTTGCGTCTTTTGGAGTCTAAGCCCGTCCCTGCGGGCAAGTTCACGGTAGTCCTGGACAACAAGATGACCGGACTGGTGGCCCACGAGGCCTTCGGCCACGCGTGCGAGGCGGACGCGGTCCTGGCGGGCGCCTCGGTGCTTGAGGGAAAGGTCGGTCGGAAGGTCGCCAATGAAGGCGTCAGCCTTATCGATGATCCAACCATCAAGGACACCTTCGGCTACTTCTCCATAGACTGGGAAGGAGTCAAGGCAAAGAAGCATGTGCTCATAGAGAACGGTGTACTGAAGGGTTTCATGCACAACCTCGAATCGAGTAGCCGGATGGATGAGGAGCCGAACGGCGCAGCACGCGCTCAGGCCTTCAACAACACCCCCATCATCCGCATGAGCAACACGTACATCGAGGGCGGAGACTGGAAAAAGGACGAGCTGTTTGAGGGCATCAAACGCGGCATGCTGATCCAGGGAAGCCAGTACGGCTATGTAGAGCCCGCCAAGGGCCAGTTCATGTTCAAGGGCGACGAGGCATATGAGATAAAGAACGGAGAGATAGGACAGCGGCACAGAGATGCGTCCATCTCCGGCGTGATCATGGATGTCCTCCGCAATGTCGAGGGCATCGGGAACGATTTCATGCTAGGTGATCCGGGCTACTGCGGCAAGTCGGGCCAGTCGGCGAGGACCACGGATGGCGGGCCTCACCTGCGAATCGCCAACATGGTCGTGGGAGGCCTCGCCTGAGGAGTGATATGATGGTCGACATGGTAGATCTTGCTGAGAAGGTGGTTCGATACGTCATGAGGCTCGGGCCGTCCGATTGCGACGTCCTGGTGGCGGATTCCAAGCACGTGTCTGCGGAGATAGAGAAGAGCTCGATGAAACAGGCGAACACGATGACCGACCCGGGTGTGGCTGTGAGGGCGTTCAAGGAAGGATGCCCCGGATTCTCCCATTGCACTGGCCATGATTGGCCTTCAGTCAAGAAGGCAGCAGACCTGGCAGTCTCTCAAGCCAAAGCTGGTACGCCTGATCCGGACTTCCACGGACTCCCGGAGAAGAAGAGACAGTCAAAAGTCAAGGGCCTGTTCGATTCGAAGGTATCACAGCTCGAGCCGGACGAGATAGTCGGCATGGCCATAACACTGGCGGATTGGGCGGGAGACGACAAGAGGATCTCGTCGGTGAACGCGAGCGTGGGCGCCGGGTACGGCACGCTCGCATTCGCGAATAGCCGCGGCATCACGGGTTCTCAGAAGTTCTCATCCTTCGATATGAGCTCAGAAGCCGTTGCCAGGTCAGGTTCCAGAATGTTCTCTGGGGTGGACATGGGGTGGACCCGACAGCTCGATAGGACCCTGTTCGAGAAAGTAGGGAGGAGCGCGATGGAGCACGCCATCAGGGGCCTCAAGCAGACGAAGATCGATACTGGCGACCTCCCGGTTGTCTGGGATCCGTTGGCTATCGGTTTCGTCCTCTCGACGGCGATAGGTGGAGGAGCGAACGCCGAGAGCGTGCAGCGCAAGAGGAGCTATCTTTCCGGCCGCCTTGGAGAGAAGATCGGCTCGGAGTCGCTCACGATCGTCGATGACCCGACTGTCGATTGGGCCGTCGGAAGCTATGCTTTTGACGGCGAGGGTACTCCCGCCTTCGCCAAGCAATTGGTCGAGAAGGGCGAGCTCAAGTCCTATCTACATGACAGTTATACCGCAGGCAAAGACTCGGTCGAGAGCACAGGCAATTCCTCGAGAGGAGGCATCATGTGGAGCTTCAGGAGGCCGCCGTCGATCTCCAGCTCGAACCTGGTAGTTGCAGAAGGCGACTCCAGCATACAGGAGATGCTTGATGAGACAAGGAAGGGAGTCTATCTGCGCCTGACCTACGACTATCCGAACCTTGCGACGGGCGAGTTCTCAGGACTCATGATGGAGAGCTTCAGGATCGACAAGGGCGAGCTGGGCGAATCCATCCAACAGGCCACGATTGGAGTCGGCCTGCTGGAGCTGTTCTCGCGAATAGACATGGTGGGTGACGAATCGAGGGATGTCTTCGGGGTCAAGACGCCTGCCATCAGGATTTCGAAGGCGAAGGTCGCGGGTTCCCGCTAGAATGAGTACTTCTGCCCGCATACCGGGCACTCGCTGGTCCTCTTGGCGCATGAAAGGTGCAGCTGGCCGCCGCATCTGCAGGTGACGATGTCGAAGCCGGGTTTTATCCTGCCCTGGCATGAGATGCATCTCGTTGTCTCCGATGCTCTGCCGAGCTTGAAAGGCGGGCCCGCGGGGAACACATTGACGCTGTCCTCTATCTCGAAGGTCTGTGGTCTGCCGTCGAACTGCCTCTTGCTCGTCAGCATCACCTTGATGGGCACGTTGCCGCTCGACTTCGGCACGATCTTGACCTTCAGCTGGTGCTCGGCGCTCGGTTTGAGATTAGCGACCATTCCTGCATCGACGACCTCGAAATCCCCGATGACCTCCACCGAGATGTCCTTGGCGAGGGCCTTCCCTGTGTTCTTGATGTCGATCTTGAGCTCGCTCTCGACCGCCTCCTGAAGGCCTGTCGCCGAAACGCTACCCGTGATGTCTGCCGAGTATGC
This Candidatus Thermoplasmatota archaeon DNA region includes the following protein-coding sequences:
- a CDS encoding TldD/PmbA family protein, with protein sequence MEDLAEATIEHALKLGAEFADLRMESATGTNIVVMDGRTKTLSAQRESGCGLRAFIGGAWGFASTNTLTSASLKAAAASAVKMAKVARAKAKIKFEIKHASGIRKGEEYRCRIRPMDVRIEDKISFALSQDKAMRGMDPRISSTNASYADLEADRIVANSFGTMARITERWLVAACSAYAKSEGVVQRGHSASGNVGGYELMKKEESVNMGLEAAAQALRLLESKPVPAGKFTVVLDNKMTGLVAHEAFGHACEADAVLAGASVLEGKVGRKVANEGVSLIDDPTIKDTFGYFSIDWEGVKAKKHVLIENGVLKGFMHNLESSSRMDEEPNGAARAQAFNNTPIIRMSNTYIEGGDWKKDELFEGIKRGMLIQGSQYGYVEPAKGQFMFKGDEAYEIKNGEIGQRHRDASISGVIMDVLRNVEGIGNDFMLGDPGYCGKSGQSARTTDGGPHLRIANMVVGGLA
- the hutH gene encoding histidine ammonia-lyase, with the translated sequence MTDPGNRSKDVVRLDGDSLTVEKVVRVAREFAKVELAPAARDRMAKSRKALEKLVEDGRTIYAINTGVGELVDVRIPPEELKNLQVNLIRSHACGVGERYPVEIARAMMLLRANALAKGYSGVRPDIVRMLVDMLNRRVHPMVPRQGSVGASGDLVMLAHLGLVMIGEGEADAGHGLEAGASALKRKKLSPVSLEPKEAISLINGTQAMGAVGVLTVKDAAVIADNAQIAASMSLEALKGTSSAFDLRISQVRPHKGQLHVSRNMLSLLQGSEIMVSHHDCPKVQDAYSLRCVPQVIGASIDAIWYAHDVLGVEMNSATDNPLFFPDDGMVISGGNFHGQPLALAMDFLGLAVHELGSFSERRTARMVDDKLSGLPAFLTRHGGVSSGLMVPQYVAASIVSENKILVHPASADSIPTSANQEDHNSMGATAAWKARIIAENVRRVIAIEMITAAQGIDFIHLSSSPAIEKVKGALRREVPPIEEDRSLTREIEKVADMISQGVFVQAAESACGFLRA
- a CDS encoding TldD/PmbA family protein, which produces MMVDMVDLAEKVVRYVMRLGPSDCDVLVADSKHVSAEIEKSSMKQANTMTDPGVAVRAFKEGCPGFSHCTGHDWPSVKKAADLAVSQAKAGTPDPDFHGLPEKKRQSKVKGLFDSKVSQLEPDEIVGMAITLADWAGDDKRISSVNASVGAGYGTLAFANSRGITGSQKFSSFDMSSEAVARSGSRMFSGVDMGWTRQLDRTLFEKVGRSAMEHAIRGLKQTKIDTGDLPVVWDPLAIGFVLSTAIGGGANAESVQRKRSYLSGRLGEKIGSESLTIVDDPTVDWAVGSYAFDGEGTPAFAKQLVEKGELKSYLHDSYTAGKDSVESTGNSSRGGIMWSFRRPPSISSSNLVVAEGDSSIQEMLDETRKGVYLRLTYDYPNLATGEFSGLMMESFRIDKGELGESIQQATIGVGLLELFSRIDMVGDESRDVFGVKTPAIRISKAKVAGSR